In Kogia breviceps isolate mKogBre1 chromosome 19, mKogBre1 haplotype 1, whole genome shotgun sequence, a single genomic region encodes these proteins:
- the LOC131746918 gene encoding keratin, type I cytoskeletal 14-like → MTSRQFTSSSSIKGSCGIGGGSNLGSFIMAGGSCRAPSASGGLSVSSSRYSSGGVCGLGGSYGGNYSSSSSFGGALGSGLGGGCGFGGGYGGGLGVCYSGGLGGGLGGGDGLLGGSEKVTMQNLNDRLASYLDKVRALEEANADLEVKIRDWYQKQQPTEIRDYSNYFRTIEDLRNKILAATVDNANVVLQIDNARLAADDFRTKYETELNLRMSVEADINGLRRVLDELTLARADLEMQIESLKEELAYLRKNHEEEMTVLRGQVVGQVNVEMDAAPGVDLSRILNEMRDQYEKMAEKNRKDVEDWFFTKTEELNREVATNSELVQTSKSEVSELRHTLQSLEIELQSQLSMKTSLENSLEETKGRYCLQLSQIQGLICSVEEQLAQLRCDMEQQSQEYQMLLDVKTRLEQEIATYRRLLEGEDAHLSSSQFSSASQSSRDVTSSSRQIRSKVLDVHDGKVVSSHEQVIRTKN, encoded by the exons ATGACTAGCCGCCAGTTcacctcctccagctccatcaaGGGCTCCTGTGGCATCGGCGGTGGCTCCAACCTCGGGTCTTTCATCATGGCCGGAGGCTCCTGCCGGGCCCCCAGCGCCAGCGGGGGCctgtctgtctcctcctcccGCTACTCCTCCGGGGGTGTCTGCGGGCTGGGGGGCAGCTATGGCGGCAactacagcagcagcagcagctttgGTGGGGCCCTGGGTAGTGGCCTCGGTGGCGGATGTGGCTTCGGTGGAGGATATGGTGGTGGCCTTGGTGTCTGCTACAGTGGTGGCTTGGGTGGTGGcttgggtggtggtgatgggctGCTGGGGGGCAGCGAGAAGGTCACCATGCAGAACCTCAACGACCGCCTGGCCTCCTACCTGGACAAGGTGCGCGCCCTGGAGGAGGCCAACGCTGACCTGGAGGTGAAGATCCGCGACTGGTACCAGAAGCAACAGCCCACTGAGATAAGGGACTACAGCAACTACTTCAGGACCATCGAGGACCTGCGGAACAAG ATCCTTGCAGCCACCGTGGACAATGCTAATGTCGTGCTGCAGATCGACAATGCCCGTCTGGCTGCCGATGATTTCCGCACCAA GTATGAGACGGAGCTGAACCTGCGCATGAGCGTGGAGGCCGACATCAACGGCCTGCGCAGGGTGCTGGACGAGCTGACCCTGGCCAGAGCCGACCTGGAGATGCAGATCGAGAGCCTGAAGGAGGAGCTGGCCTACCTCCGGAAGAACCACGAGGAG GAGATGACCGTGCTGCGAGGCCAGGTGGTCGGGCAGGTCAACGTGGAGATGGACGCCGCCCCTGGCGTGGACCTGAGCCGCATCCTGAACGAGATGCGCGACCAGTACGAGAAGATGGCGGAGAAGAACCGCAAAGACGTCGAGGACTGGTTCTTCACCAAG ACAGAGGAACTGAACCGCGAGGTGGCCACCAACAGCGAGCTGGTGCAGACCAGCAAGAGCGAGGTCTCAGAGCTCCGGCACACCCTGCAGAGCCTGGAGATCGAGCTGCAGTCCCAGCTCAGCATG AAAACATCCCTGGAGAACAGCCTGGAGGAGACCAAAGGCCGCTACTGCCTGCAGCTGTCCCAGATCCAGGGGCTGATCTGCAGCGTGGAGGAGCAGTTGGCCCAGCTGCGCTGCGATATGGAACAGCAGAGCCAGGAGTACCAGATGCTGCTGGACGTGAAGACACGGCTGGAGCAGGAGATCGCCACCTACCGCCGCCTGCTGGAGGGCGAGGACGCCCA cctctcctcctcccagtTCTCCTCTGCCTCTCAGTCATCCAGAGACG tGACCTCCTCCAGTCGTCAGATTCGCAGCAAAGTCTTGGATGTGCACGATGGCAAGGTGGTGTCCTCCCACGAGCAGGTCATTCGCACCAAGAACTAA